In Colwellia sp. PAMC 20917, a single genomic region encodes these proteins:
- a CDS encoding NADH:flavin oxidoreductase/NADH oxidase family protein encodes MRHSVFTPITLPNGAILPNRLAKAAMEENMAVTGHLPGDDIFQLYKTWAAGGTGLLITGNVMVDHRAMTGPGGIALEEDTPLEPFKKWAEIASKNGTKIWMQINHPGRQVYAAMGGQVFSPSDIALDMGKHSQLFSKPSPMTELEIQALIQRFVITASRAVEAGFHGIEIHAAHGYLLSQFLSPLTNKRNDSWGGSLENRARLLYEIVKAVKQVIPKNIAVAVKLNSADFQRGGFDAQDALVVVRELGHLKVDLVELSGGSYESPAMQGNTADGQPLNREAYFLEFAKEIAKHAPMPIMTTGGIVRLAIAQKVVDEGVDMVGIGRALAFSPNLPQRWKTSPDAVAILPQVKWQDKTLAALATMAITKRQLQRIGKGKAPKLNSSPLFSLVFDQLRLKKLTKIYRKTYENE; translated from the coding sequence TTGAGACACTCTGTATTTACACCGATAACTCTTCCTAATGGCGCAATTCTGCCAAATCGTTTAGCAAAAGCCGCCATGGAAGAAAATATGGCTGTCACAGGCCATTTACCCGGCGATGATATTTTTCAACTATATAAAACATGGGCTGCGGGAGGCACGGGTCTGCTTATTACGGGTAATGTTATGGTAGACCACCGTGCAATGACCGGCCCAGGAGGTATTGCTTTAGAGGAAGATACCCCCTTAGAGCCCTTTAAAAAGTGGGCTGAAATAGCAAGCAAAAATGGCACAAAAATATGGATGCAAATAAATCATCCTGGCCGACAAGTCTATGCTGCTATGGGAGGGCAGGTGTTTTCTCCCTCAGATATTGCATTGGATATGGGGAAGCATAGTCAGTTATTTAGTAAACCAAGTCCGATGACCGAGCTTGAAATTCAAGCGTTAATTCAGCGATTTGTTATCACAGCATCACGTGCTGTTGAAGCTGGGTTTCATGGTATTGAGATCCACGCAGCCCATGGCTACCTGTTATCACAATTTTTATCGCCGCTGACCAATAAAAGAAATGATAGCTGGGGCGGCAGCCTTGAAAATCGTGCTCGCCTCCTTTATGAAATTGTTAAGGCGGTCAAGCAAGTTATACCTAAAAATATAGCGGTAGCGGTTAAGTTAAACTCCGCAGATTTCCAACGTGGTGGTTTCGATGCACAAGATGCCTTAGTCGTGGTAAGAGAACTTGGCCATTTAAAAGTAGATTTAGTTGAATTGTCAGGTGGTAGCTATGAAAGTCCAGCAATGCAAGGTAATACAGCTGATGGACAGCCCCTAAATAGAGAAGCTTATTTTCTTGAGTTTGCGAAAGAAATTGCCAAACACGCTCCTATGCCAATTATGACAACAGGAGGGATTGTCCGTTTAGCGATTGCACAAAAAGTAGTAGATGAAGGCGTAGATATGGTCGGCATTGGCAGAGCGCTGGCCTTTAGTCCAAATCTTCCTCAGCGCTGGAAAACGTCACCAGACGCGGTAGCCATTTTACCTCAAGTAAAATGGCAAGATAAAACATTAGCCGCACTTGCAACGATGGCTATTACCAAACGTCAGTTACAACGTATTGGTAAAGGTAAAGCCCCTAAATTAAACTCATCACCATTATTTTCACTGGTTTTTGACCAACTACGACTTAAAAAACTGACTAAAATCTATCGAAAAACGTATGAAAATGAATAG
- a CDS encoding alpha-ketoglutarate-dependent dioxygenase AlkB family protein, producing the protein MDLFSSLFEQPINLLPYDGDVDYFGEIISLDDSDYYFNRLLNRIDWRCDQAVIFGKTIETKRKVAWHATECFSYTYSNITKTALPFTDDLLSLKVLVERHSGETYNSCLLNLYHSGEEGMAWHSDGEKDLKDQGAIASLSFGAERKFAFKHNISKEVITLPLKAGSLLVMKGPTQQHWLHRLPPTKLIKDARINLTFRTIVNT; encoded by the coding sequence ATGGATCTATTCTCATCTTTATTCGAACAGCCGATTAATCTTTTGCCGTATGATGGTGATGTCGATTATTTTGGTGAAATTATCTCTTTAGACGATAGCGACTATTACTTTAATCGCTTACTTAACCGTATTGATTGGCGTTGTGACCAAGCAGTTATTTTTGGTAAAACTATTGAAACAAAAAGAAAAGTGGCTTGGCATGCTACTGAATGTTTTAGCTATACCTACTCAAATATTACTAAAACAGCGTTGCCTTTTACCGATGATTTACTTTCATTAAAAGTACTTGTCGAGCGCCATAGTGGTGAAACGTATAATTCATGCCTACTTAACCTTTACCATAGTGGAGAAGAAGGCATGGCTTGGCACAGCGACGGTGAAAAAGATTTAAAGGACCAAGGTGCGATTGCATCGTTAAGTTTTGGTGCTGAAAGAAAGTTTGCTTTTAAGCATAATATATCAAAAGAAGTCATTACCTTACCCCTTAAAGCGGGCAGTTTGTTAGTCATGAAAGGGCCAACACAACAGCATTGGCTACATCGTTTACCGCCAACTAAACTCATTAAAGATGCAAGAATAAACCTTACGTTTAGAACGATTGTCAACACATAA